DNA from Frateuria edaphi:
ATGCCATAGCCCGCCACGGTGTTCCAGGCGCCCACAGCAAGAAAGCGGATACGCTGATCCAACCAAAATAAGCGGATGAGGTTGGCCGGTCGCCGTGTCGCGAGCACCTTCATCTGGGCAATTCCCGCGCCGGATTGCCTGCGTGTATCTTGTCGGCAGGTACATGCTTGACTACGACCGCTCCCATACCCACGAGCGCCCTTTCGCCGATGGATACGCGTTCCCGCAAGCATGCGGCGGCACCTATGTAGGCGGACGTCCCGATCTGGCAATTGCCGCTGATGACGGCTCCAGGCGCTACGGTCACGTAATGGCCGAGATGACAGTCATGCCCCACATTGACCGAACGGTCCAGGTGCACGTGGTGGCCGATAACGACGTCTGTCGTGATGATGGCGCCAGCGCAGACGATGACTCCGTCGCCGATGTCCGCGCATCGCGAGATTATTGCAGCCGGGTCGATCAGAGTCGGATATCTAATATTGCCAGACAAAGATTCCCTCAAAGATTTCCGCACGGCGGGATCGCCAATCGCAAGAATGAGCTCCCCCCCGGATTGATCAAGCCGGCTCAAGGGAAGAACATCGAAACCTGCCACGCGGCGTTTCTTCCAGACGTTGTCGCTCTCATAGAGGCCGCGGACATGCGCGACCTTGCCAAGGCGGTCAAGAAGGAACAGCACTTCGCGCGCAAATCCTCCCGCGCCCACTATGGAAATGCCTGAAATTCGCGTGCTCGACATAAGAAGAAAAGATAAGGGCTTTCAGTGTGCGCACCGACCTGGCCCCAGCCAGGCTGAGCGTCGGAAATGGCGATGATCAAGCGAACAACGAGCCTGGTGCCTATCGCAGACGTGCACCGTTTCCTGTGATTCCACGTGTCCTACCGAAATGGCGGAGACGACGAATCCGCCGAGATCAGCCAGCCCATTGGATGGCACCGCGCGAAGGCATGCCGACGTCAGGACTCTCCACCCCGATGCCTCGCCAATAGTGCAGCACCAACAGGAGCCGCGACATGATGGTTATCCCTACGCCCCCGTCGTGGCCGCCCCACGAGGAGC
Protein-coding regions in this window:
- a CDS encoding acetyltransferase, which produces MSSTRISGISIVGAGGFAREVLFLLDRLGKVAHVRGLYESDNVWKKRRVAGFDVLPLSRLDQSGGELILAIGDPAVRKSLRESLSGNIRYPTLIDPAAIISRCADIGDGVIVCAGAIITTDVVIGHHVHLDRSVNVGHDCHLGHYVTVAPGAVISGNCQIGTSAYIGAAACLRERVSIGERALVGMGAVVVKHVPADKIHAGNPARELPR